The Oxalobacteraceae bacterium OTU3CINTB1 genome includes a window with the following:
- a CDS encoding sigma-70 family RNA polymerase sigma factor: protein MSTVSFVSAARDTFLGSEFRRSYGWLTASMQRLVGSRNDAEDLAASAFTELAGLDDVSHIRQPRALLTTIARRLTYEFWRRRDLERDYLAELALVPEQFDASPEQVCLAVDELLRIDAALERVSAKAREAFILSQFEEMGYAEIAQRLGVSVSMVRKYVAQALTACCECV from the coding sequence ATGAGTACCGTTTCCTTCGTTTCCGCCGCGCGCGACACCTTTCTGGGCAGTGAATTCCGTCGCAGCTACGGCTGGCTGACCGCCAGCATGCAGCGGCTGGTCGGCTCGCGCAACGATGCCGAGGACCTGGCGGCATCGGCCTTCACCGAACTGGCCGGACTCGATGATGTGAGCCATATCCGCCAACCGCGCGCGTTGTTGACGACCATCGCCCGGCGCCTGACCTACGAGTTCTGGCGCCGCCGCGATCTGGAGCGCGATTATCTGGCCGAGCTGGCGCTGGTCCCCGAGCAGTTCGATGCCTCGCCGGAGCAGGTGTGCCTGGCGGTCGACGAATTGCTGCGCATCGATGCGGCGCTGGAGCGCGTCAGCGCCAAGGCGCGCGAGGCGTTCATCCTCAGCCAGTTCGAGGAAATGGGATACGCGGAGATCGCGCAGCGTCTTGGCGTATCGGTCAGCATGGTCCGCAAATATGTCGCACAGGCCTTGACGGCTTGCTGCGAGTGCGTTTGA
- a CDS encoding response regulator has translation MAQDRGNLAYVAALPTIRSQIYSLVWACALPAIIGFALLTDNFYERERTQIQQDTLITARALIQAVDRDLNTGITVALALANSPSLDSGDIAAFYKQASNVLRPEFPGFNFVLSDRDSVQLMNTARPYGPLLADPGSAERIDKVFETGKPVISDLFIGGALKRPLVAIHVPVLREGKVLYVISTAYLPERLGQVLKEQRLPPDRVIAIFDSTGVVVARTHEAARFVGHKGSPSLLAKLPYKLEDAIEAVTLEGIPVYSMFSRSVTSNWTVVIGVPRSVVLSEMLASIKWITAFLLVLLAAGLGVAWYFARNIARSVSALSSAVVRLAGKGGMPPPPQRLSFREADDAIVTLHTVEAELLRYRHHLENLIEQRTLQLQLAVKQAQTANAAKDVFVANMSHELRTPMNAVLGMAHLLGTTGLSPEQRRYLEMIRASGQSLLGILNDILDFSKMQAGKVEMHPVRFHLDEVLHELATIMSVSAGDKDLELCIGVEPDVPRALVGDALRLQQVLVNLAGNAIKFTENGEVSVRVELAARLPLTLGFVVRDTGIGMSEEQLARLFSPFTQGDLSTTRRFGGTGLGLTISKGLIEMLGGAIEVRSTPGAGSEFRFTLPMMAGDETTMLAGRSAPAGLRLLVVDDNQTSRSFICKTIEAWNWVCDSVASGPEALERLRGGAVYDVVLVDWHMPGMDGVETIKAIQSQTADASVPVVCMVNAYGRGKLMEDLAEVSTSAYLTKPVTSSSLFDAVQTALAQREPGAVGEAEAPASPGLAGVRLLLVEDNPINQNVARGILEQAGATVAVAENGAVAVELLRGERYELVLMDVQMPVMDGFTATRLIREELHLQLPVIAMTAGVMESEREQCIAAGMDDFIAKPIDVEQMFATIRRHLAMLEGGLPR, from the coding sequence ATGGCGCAGGACCGAGGGAACCTGGCATACGTGGCCGCGTTGCCGACCATCAGATCGCAGATTTATAGTCTGGTGTGGGCCTGCGCATTGCCAGCCATCATAGGGTTCGCGCTGCTGACCGATAACTTTTACGAGCGTGAGCGCACGCAGATCCAGCAGGACACCCTGATCACCGCCCGCGCGCTGATCCAGGCGGTGGACCGGGACCTGAACACCGGCATCACCGTGGCGCTGGCGCTGGCCAACTCGCCCAGTCTCGATAGCGGCGACATCGCCGCGTTCTACAAACAGGCCTCCAACGTGCTGCGGCCTGAATTCCCCGGTTTTAATTTCGTCCTGAGCGACCGCGATTCGGTGCAGTTGATGAACACCGCGCGGCCCTACGGTCCGTTGTTGGCCGATCCGGGCAGCGCGGAGCGGATCGACAAGGTGTTCGAGACCGGCAAGCCGGTGATCTCCGACCTGTTCATCGGCGGCGCACTGAAACGGCCGCTGGTGGCGATCCACGTGCCGGTGCTGCGCGAAGGTAAAGTCCTCTACGTGATTTCGACCGCTTATCTTCCCGAGCGTCTCGGGCAGGTGCTCAAGGAGCAGCGGCTGCCGCCGGACCGTGTGATCGCCATCTTCGATTCGACCGGCGTGGTGGTCGCGCGCACGCACGAAGCGGCCAGGTTCGTCGGCCATAAGGGCTCGCCGTCGTTGCTGGCCAAGCTGCCTTACAAGCTGGAGGACGCGATCGAGGCGGTCACGCTTGAAGGCATACCCGTGTATTCGATGTTCAGCCGCTCGGTGACCAGCAATTGGACCGTCGTCATCGGCGTGCCGAGAAGCGTGGTGCTGTCCGAAATGCTGGCGTCGATCAAGTGGATCACCGCTTTCCTGCTGGTTTTGCTGGCTGCGGGCCTTGGCGTGGCGTGGTACTTCGCCCGCAACATCGCCCGTTCCGTCAGTGCCTTGTCGTCCGCCGTGGTCAGGCTGGCAGGCAAAGGCGGCATGCCGCCGCCGCCCCAGCGCCTCAGCTTCCGCGAAGCCGACGACGCGATCGTGACACTGCACACGGTCGAAGCGGAATTGCTGCGCTACCGCCACCACCTGGAAAACCTGATCGAGCAGCGCACGCTCCAGCTGCAGTTGGCGGTCAAACAGGCGCAGACCGCCAATGCGGCCAAGGACGTTTTCGTCGCCAATATGAGCCACGAATTGCGCACGCCGATGAACGCGGTGCTGGGCATGGCTCACCTGCTTGGCACCACCGGTCTGTCGCCGGAGCAGCGCCGCTACCTGGAAATGATACGGGCGTCCGGCCAGTCGCTGCTGGGCATCCTGAACGACATCCTCGATTTCTCCAAGATGCAGGCCGGGAAGGTGGAGATGCATCCGGTGCGCTTCCATCTGGACGAGGTGCTGCACGAGCTGGCGACCATCATGAGCGTGAGCGCCGGCGACAAGGATCTGGAATTGTGTATCGGTGTCGAACCGGATGTGCCGCGCGCGCTGGTCGGCGATGCGTTGCGCCTGCAGCAGGTGCTGGTCAACCTGGCCGGAAACGCGATCAAGTTCACGGAAAACGGGGAAGTGTCGGTGCGGGTCGAGCTGGCGGCGCGCCTGCCGTTGACGCTGGGTTTTGTCGTCCGCGATACCGGCATCGGCATGAGCGAGGAGCAGCTGGCCCGCTTGTTCTCGCCCTTCACGCAGGGCGACTTGTCGACCACGCGGCGTTTCGGCGGCACCGGCCTGGGACTGACCATTTCCAAGGGATTGATCGAAATGCTGGGTGGCGCTATCGAGGTGCGCAGTACGCCCGGCGCCGGCAGCGAGTTCCGCTTCACATTGCCGATGATGGCTGGCGACGAGACGACGATGCTGGCTGGCCGCTCGGCGCCCGCCGGCCTGCGCCTTCTGGTGGTGGATGATAACCAGACCAGCCGCTCGTTCATCTGCAAGACCATCGAGGCCTGGAACTGGGTGTGCGACAGCGTGGCGTCCGGGCCGGAGGCGCTTGAGCGTTTGCGCGGCGGCGCCGTCTACGACGTGGTGCTGGTCGACTGGCATATGCCCGGCATGGACGGCGTCGAAACGATCAAGGCGATCCAGTCGCAGACGGCCGATGCGAGCGTGCCGGTGGTTTGCATGGTCAACGCCTATGGGCGTGGAAAGCTGATGGAAGACCTGGCGGAGGTTTCCACCTCGGCCTATCTGACCAAGCCGGTGACATCTTCCAGCCTGTTCGATGCGGTGCAGACGGCGCTCGCGCAGCGCGAGCCAGGCGCCGTCGGCGAGGCGGAGGCGCCCGCATCACCGGGGCTGGCGGGCGTTCGCCTGTTGCTTGTCGAGGACAATCCGATCAATCAGAACGTCGCCAGAGGCATTCTTGAACAGGCCGGGGCGACGGTGGCCGTGGCGGAAAATGGCGCGGTGGCGGTGGAGCTGCTGCGCGGCGAGCGCTACGAGCTGGTGCTGATGGATGTGCAAATGCCGGTGATGGACGGCTTTACCGCGACCCGCCTGATACGTGAGGAGTTGCACCTGCAACTGCCGGTGATCGCCATGACGGCGGGGGTGATGGAGTCCGAGCGCGAGCAATGCATCGCCGCCGGCATGGACGACTTCATCGCCAAGCCTATCGATGTCGAGCAGATGTTCGCGACGATCCGGCGTCATTTGGCCATGCTGGAAGGCGGGCTGCCGCGATAA
- a CDS encoding helix-turn-helix domain-containing protein — protein MSILSTQLAQDIVTRTMKIIPYNVNVMDVSGSIIASGNPARIGELHTGAMLALAKKLAVEIDSASARNMHGAQPGINLPLTVNGQLCGAVGLSGAPDDVRQFGELVRLTAEMILEQAQLAGELQRDSRYREAFVLKLINDDGTDHAGLEAWARRLGVDFGRTHGVFVLEVDDKAAGTVEALTEIQRLQMRMLTRQPTALTAAASSHEMVILDFHNAPSDAKTHASVPPQDAQARAQKRLQSLSAILKEEGGDAHTLTMGIALTGIEGVAISYQSARTTARIGRARQPRGTRFSYYEQALPVLLSGLGSGWQAAQLKLPIARLRAQDKNKELLQRTLEAWFTHDGHPAATAEALHIHRNTLDYRLRRIGEITGLDLGKLEDRFLLYVSALLTDR, from the coding sequence ATGAGCATACTAAGCACCCAGCTGGCGCAGGACATCGTCACCCGCACGATGAAAATCATCCCCTACAACGTGAATGTGATGGATGTCAGCGGCAGCATCATCGCCAGCGGCAATCCGGCGCGTATCGGCGAACTGCACACGGGGGCAATGCTAGCGCTGGCAAAGAAGCTGGCGGTGGAGATCGACAGCGCCAGCGCGCGCAACATGCACGGCGCCCAGCCCGGCATCAACCTCCCGCTGACGGTCAACGGCCAGCTGTGCGGTGCGGTCGGCCTGAGCGGCGCGCCCGACGACGTGCGTCAATTTGGCGAACTGGTGCGCCTCACGGCCGAGATGATCCTCGAGCAGGCGCAGTTGGCGGGTGAACTGCAGCGCGACAGCCGCTATCGTGAAGCGTTCGTGCTCAAACTGATCAACGATGACGGCACCGACCACGCCGGACTGGAAGCGTGGGCGCGGCGGCTGGGCGTCGATTTCGGCCGTACTCATGGGGTCTTCGTGTTGGAAGTGGACGACAAGGCGGCCGGCACCGTCGAAGCCCTGACCGAAATCCAGCGCCTGCAAATGCGCATGCTGACGCGCCAGCCAACGGCGCTGACTGCGGCGGCCAGCTCACATGAAATGGTCATCCTCGACTTCCACAATGCGCCAAGCGACGCCAAAACCCACGCGTCCGTCCCGCCCCAGGACGCCCAGGCGCGGGCGCAAAAGCGGCTGCAATCGCTCTCTGCGATCCTGAAGGAGGAAGGCGGCGACGCCCACACGCTGACGATGGGCATCGCGCTGACCGGCATAGAAGGCGTCGCCATCTCCTACCAAAGCGCGCGAACGACAGCCCGCATCGGCCGCGCGCGCCAGCCGCGCGGCACCCGCTTCAGCTACTACGAGCAGGCGCTGCCGGTACTGCTGTCCGGCCTCGGCTCCGGTTGGCAAGCGGCGCAACTGAAGCTCCCGATCGCCCGCCTGCGCGCGCAGGACAAGAACAAAGAGCTGCTCCAGCGCACGCTCGAAGCCTGGTTTACGCACGACGGCCACCCGGCCGCGACGGCCGAAGCGCTGCACATCCACCGCAACACGCTCGACTACCGCCTGCGCCGCATCGGCGAGATTACCGGACTTGACCTCGGCAAGCTCGAAGATCGCTTCCTGCTGTACGTCTCCGCGCTGCTGACAGACCGATAA
- a CDS encoding MFS transporter: MSNPSIAAQAPAASVLEGAYKKATWHLIPFIFVCYFFNYLDRVNVGFAKLEMLDALKLSNTVYGLGAGIFFIGYVLSGVPSNLILHKLGARRWIAVMMVAWGALSACMLFVTTPLSFYVLRFFTGVAEAGFFPGMVLYFTHWFPSQKRGQVMALFMSAIPISGLIGGPLSGWMLAHFSAGQGGMMGWQWLFLLQGVPTVLLGIGVYFYLNDGISQAKWLDADEKRAMQDALAADEKQRQSTSTVGQSFSDVLRNGSVWMLGVIYFCIQMGVYAINFWLPSIIKSLGYQSAVTVGWLSAVPYLFAAVFMIWAGRSADRHGERRWHVTAPMLMGLVGLTLAANFSSNPVIVIAGLSMATMGALAALSMFWALPAAFLGSAAAAGGLALINSLGQIAGFVSPFLVGWIKDATQSTDVALYILSSVMLLGAILVLRVPAKLVNR; this comes from the coding sequence ATGAGCAATCCGTCGATCGCCGCGCAAGCGCCTGCGGCGTCCGTCCTCGAGGGGGCGTACAAAAAGGCGACGTGGCACCTGATACCGTTTATCTTCGTCTGCTACTTCTTTAACTACCTCGACCGCGTCAACGTCGGCTTCGCCAAACTGGAAATGCTCGACGCGCTCAAGCTGAGTAACACCGTCTACGGCCTTGGCGCCGGCATCTTCTTCATCGGCTACGTGCTGAGCGGCGTGCCGAGCAACCTTATCCTTCACAAGCTGGGCGCGCGGCGCTGGATCGCGGTGATGATGGTGGCATGGGGCGCCTTGTCGGCGTGCATGCTGTTCGTGACGACGCCGCTGTCGTTCTACGTGCTGCGCTTCTTCACCGGCGTGGCCGAGGCCGGCTTCTTCCCGGGCATGGTGCTGTACTTTACGCATTGGTTCCCTTCTCAGAAACGCGGCCAGGTGATGGCGCTGTTCATGTCGGCGATTCCCATTTCCGGCCTGATCGGCGGCCCGCTGTCGGGCTGGATGCTGGCGCACTTTTCGGCCGGCCAAGGGGGCATGATGGGCTGGCAGTGGCTGTTCCTGCTGCAGGGCGTGCCGACGGTGCTGCTCGGCATTGGCGTGTATTTCTACCTGAACGATGGCATTTCGCAGGCCAAATGGCTCGACGCCGACGAGAAGCGCGCGATGCAGGACGCGCTGGCGGCCGATGAAAAGCAGCGCCAGTCCACCAGCACGGTCGGCCAGTCGTTCTCCGACGTGCTGCGCAACGGCAGCGTGTGGATGCTGGGCGTGATTTACTTCTGTATCCAGATGGGCGTCTATGCGATCAACTTCTGGCTGCCGTCGATCATCAAGTCCCTCGGCTACCAGAGCGCGGTCACGGTCGGCTGGTTGAGCGCCGTGCCTTATCTGTTCGCCGCCGTGTTCATGATCTGGGCCGGACGGTCGGCCGACCGCCACGGCGAGCGCCGTTGGCACGTCACCGCGCCGATGCTGATGGGCCTTGTCGGCCTGACCCTGGCGGCCAATTTCTCCAGCAATCCGGTGATCGTCATCGCTGGTTTGAGCATGGCGACCATGGGCGCGCTGGCGGCGTTGTCGATGTTCTGGGCGCTGCCGGCGGCCTTCCTCGGCAGCGCGGCGGCGGCCGGCGGCCTGGCCCTGATTAATTCGCTGGGCCAGATCGCAGGTTTCGTCAGCCCGTTCCTGGTCGGCTGGATCAAGGATGCGACCCAGAGCACCGACGTGGCGCTGTATATTCTGTCCAGCGTGATGCTGCTTGGTGCGATACTGGTGCTGCGTGTGCCGGCCAAGCTGGTTAATCGATGA
- a CDS encoding glycerate kinase yields the protein MKIVIAPDSYKESLSAMAVANEIEAGFREIFPDAEYLKVPVADGGEGTVQAMIDASGGRLVELRVRGPLGEPVPAFYGMMGDGETAVIEMAAASGLELVPVALRDPLRTTSYGTGELIRDALDAGARRFVLGVGGSATNDGGAGMLQALGGRLLDGAGKDLAAGGGALATLARIDLSGLDARIADCAFDVACDVSNPLVGPQGASHIFGPQKGATPEMIELLDAGLRHYADIIARDLGRPVADVPGAGAGGGIGAAMLVFLGGRLRPGSEIVTAAVGLDAAVADADLVVTGEGRIDSQTIHGKTPVGVARVAQRHGKPVIAIAGGLAPGAAAVHEHGIDAVFGAVSRPCTVEQALADAARNVRVSARNIAAVLRLGSKLGL from the coding sequence ATGAAAATCGTCATAGCGCCTGATTCGTATAAAGAGAGCCTGTCGGCGATGGCCGTCGCCAACGAGATCGAGGCCGGCTTCCGCGAGATTTTCCCCGATGCCGAGTACCTCAAGGTGCCGGTTGCCGATGGCGGCGAGGGCACCGTGCAGGCGATGATCGACGCCAGCGGCGGGCGCCTGGTGGAATTGCGCGTGCGCGGCCCGCTCGGCGAGCCGGTGCCGGCGTTCTACGGCATGATGGGCGATGGCGAGACGGCGGTGATCGAGATGGCCGCCGCCAGCGGCCTGGAACTGGTGCCGGTGGCGCTGCGCGATCCACTGCGCACCACCAGCTACGGCACGGGGGAATTGATACGCGATGCCCTCGATGCGGGCGCGCGGCGCTTCGTGCTGGGTGTCGGCGGCAGCGCCACCAACGACGGCGGCGCCGGCATGCTGCAGGCCCTGGGCGGTCGCCTGCTGGACGGCGCGGGCAAGGACCTGGCGGCAGGCGGCGGCGCGCTGGCGACGCTGGCCAGGATCGATCTGTCGGGACTCGACGCCCGCATCGCCGATTGCGCGTTCGATGTCGCTTGCGACGTCAGTAATCCGCTGGTCGGGCCGCAGGGCGCGTCGCACATCTTCGGGCCGCAAAAAGGCGCGACGCCGGAGATGATCGAACTGCTGGACGCCGGCTTGCGCCACTACGCCGACATCATCGCCCGCGATCTGGGACGGCCGGTGGCCGACGTGCCGGGCGCCGGCGCCGGTGGCGGCATCGGCGCGGCGATGCTGGTGTTCCTCGGCGGCCGGCTGCGCCCCGGCAGCGAGATCGTCACCGCCGCCGTGGGCCTGGACGCGGCCGTGGCGGACGCCGATCTGGTGGTCACCGGCGAGGGCCGCATCGACAGCCAGACCATCCACGGCAAAACGCCGGTCGGCGTGGCGCGGGTGGCGCAGCGCCACGGCAAACCGGTGATCGCCATCGCCGGCGGTCTGGCCCCCGGCGCGGCGGCGGTGCACGAGCACGGGATCGACGCGGTGTTCGGTGCGGTCAGCCGTCCATGCACGGTGGAGCAAGCGCTGGCCGACGCGGCACGCAACGTGCGCGTGTCGGCGCGCAACATCGCCGCCGTATTGCGCTTGGGGAGCAAGCTGGGGTTGTGA